From the genome of Salvelinus namaycush isolate Seneca chromosome 10, SaNama_1.0, whole genome shotgun sequence, one region includes:
- the znf692 gene encoding zinc finger protein 692, with protein MEQINDPMTMVSESTPDTIRQQRRRELDARRSKSRVRLGSCLQSWGQLKNHLGFSLHSELANYLLQSYFSKVCAKCSDNMKGDTTALVTSRESLHRLVLLVHTHGQQCPFPPTLQSDTAREKQAADTEGSQSKGETVKQRTGPKHLPPQTGAKDCSSPEEGLSPCAQGKEMREPSDVLEAELCLHYVCEGGHLLSWQPSQSGCDEERGAGEREGEIVEGDITPAGPTMSKGRRGAKEPKKESVTGTGRLTVRRTRARGGARSVVIQEEAQQPGEETMDLTTLNSGESNSKGSENAQEGSVAGSDTMPAESLQSLEDCFHRRLPMECNDHDDDKEHNPDNITGEKDVPSPGRPEPADNVSQIVSKKKRKTTPKAILPCEFDGCGKIFSSRQYLNHHMKYQHFHQRTFTCSHTPCGKSFNFKKHLKEHEKLHSNQRDFICEFCARAFRTNSHLLIHRRIHTGEKPIQCEVCGFTCRQKASLNWHMKKHNAESSYQFPCEICGRRFEKSYNLTAHHRKSHPD; from the exons ATGGAGCAGATTAATGACCCTATGACCATGGTGTCGGAGTCTACTCCAGACACCATCAGACAGCAGAGGCGCAGGGAGCTGGACGCTCGGCGGAGTAAGTCTCGTGTGCGTCTGGGGTCATGCCTGCAGAGCTGGGGTCAGCTGAAGAACCACCTGGGATTCTCTCTGCACTCTGAGCTCGCCAACTACCTACTGCAGAG CTATTTTTCTAAAGTGTGTGCCAAATGCTCAG ACAATATGAAAGGGGATACGACTGCCTTGGTGACATCAAGAGAATCTCTGCATCGCCTCGTCCTATTGGTCCACACCCACGGGCAACAGTGCCCCTTCCCACCAACCCTCCAATCTGACACTGCCAGAGAGAAGCAGGCAGCTGACACAGAGGGGAGCCAGTCAAAGGGAGAGACAGTGAAGCAGAGAACAGGCCCAAAGCACTTACCACCTCAGACAGGTGCAAAGGACTGTAGTTCTCCAGAGGAGGGCCTCTCTCCATGTGCTCAGGGGAAGGAAATGAGAGAACCCTCGGATGTGTTAGAGGCAGAACTGTGTCTGCACTATGTCTGTGAGGGAGGGCATCTGCTTTCATGGCAACCTAGTCAGAGTGGCTGTGATGAAGAGAGGGgggcaggagagagggaaggagagattgTGGAGGGGGATATTACCCCTGCAGGTCCAACTATGTccaaagggaggagaggagcaaaGGAGCCCAAGAAGGAGAGTGTCACAGGGACGGGTCGTCTTACTGTGAGGAGGACTAGGGCTCGTGGTGGAGCAAGGTCTGTGGTGATCCAAGAGGAGGCACAACAGCCAGGAGAGGAGACGATGGACCTGACAACCCTAAACTCTGGAGAGAGCAACTCAAAAG GAAGTGAGAATGCACAGGAAGGGTCAGTGGCAGGAAGTGACACAATGCCAGCAGAGTCCTTGCAGTCATTGGAGGATTG TTTTCATAGGCGGCTGCCTATGGAATGTAATGATCATGACGATGATAAGGAGCACAACCCAGACAACATCACTGGAGAGAAGGATGTCCCTTCACCCGGCAG ACCGGAGCCAGCCGACAATGTTTCTCAGATTGTCAGCAAAAAGAAAAG AAAAACAACACCGAAAGCAATCTTGCCTTGTGAGTTTGATGGCTGTGGGAAGATCTTCTCCTCTCGGCAGTACCTCAAT CATCATATGAAGTACCAGCACTTCCACCAGAGGACGTTCACCTGCTCTCACACTCCCTGTGGGAAGTCCTTCAACTTCAAGAAGCACCTGAAAGAGCATGAGAAGCTGCACAGCA ACCAGAGGGACTTCATCTGTGAGTTCTGTGCCCGAGCTTTCCGCACCAACAGCCACCTTCTCATCCACCGCCGCAtccacaccggagagaaaccgaTACA gTGTGAGGTATGTGGCTTCACCTGCCGCCAGAAGGCCTCACTCAACTGGCACATGAAGAAGCACAACGCTGAGAGCAGTTACCAGTTCCCCTGTGAGATCTGCGGCCGGCGCTTTGAGAAGAGTTACAACCTGACCGCTCACCACCGCAAAAGCCACCCTGACTAG